From a region of the Gossypium raimondii isolate GPD5lz chromosome 10, ASM2569854v1, whole genome shotgun sequence genome:
- the LOC128033891 gene encoding uncharacterized mitochondrial protein AtMg00810-like gives MRSNKGIILNQQKYALELIADLGLGEAKSVCTPLEQNQKLTSIEYDESVQTKVDGDNLIADVTMYQRLLGRLLYLTNTRPEIMFVVQPLSQFMDRLKKSHLEVDFRVVRYIRKNPGQGILLSAASKSQLIAFCDSDWASCVMSRKSVTGFCVKIGESLVSCK, from the coding sequence ATGAGGTCGAACAAAGGGATTATATTGAATCAGCAAAAATATGCTTTGGAGCTGATAGCTGATTTGGGATTAGGGGAAGCAAAGTCAGTATGTACACCGCTTGAGCAGAATCAAAAGCTCACATCAATTGAATATGATGAGTCGGTACAAACAAAGGTTGATGGAGATAATTTAATCGCGGATGTTACAATGTATCAAAGGCTGTTGGGAAGATTGCTATATTTGACAAATACACGACCAGAGATAATGTTTGTGGTTCAACCTTTGAGTCAGTTTATGGACAGactaaaaaaatcacatttggaAGTTGATTTTCGGGTGGTACGGTACATAAGGAAAAATCCTGGTCAAGGCATTTTACTATCTGCAGCAAGCAAATCACAATTGATTGCTTTTTGTGATTCTGATTGGGCTTCATGTGTCATGTCTAGGAAGTCGGTGACTGGTTTCTGTGTTAAAATTGGAGAATCCCTTGTTTCATGCAAGTAA